From Schizosaccharomyces pombe strain 972h- genome assembly, chromosome: II, the proteins below share one genomic window:
- the trm1 gene encoding mitochondrial and nuclear tRNA (guanine-N2-)-methyltransferase Trm1.2 yields MSGASASLTEGSAIIPFSNPNEVFYNPVQQFNRDLSVTAIRAWSETRSKKIVAKSHHRHQLLDQNSELSQENLTKCDTTHDFEKNCSEKTDSTSADNIAGFTILEALSATGLRSIRYAKELPNVKRILANDLLENAVKTIEKNVNYNNVSDIVIPNKGDANAVMHMNKFHYDVIDLDPYGSAAPFLDAAVQSVSKDGLLCITCTDSAVLAGNAYPEKCFSNYGGSSLRSNFCHEQAVRHLLYAIAASAAKYGRAIKPLLSLSIDFYFRVFVQIKAKPVLVKNLQSQSLLIYHCSGCGSFAEQPLGKTSPGRLPGTTKFSNASGPPVSANCEHCGYVHHVGGPLWGGPLHDAEFLKKMRAIAEDLDPEVYGTKRRILGMLALADEELPDVPFYFVLSQICSVLRSQSPPQNIFVSALLNAGYRVSGSHAKSNAIKTNAPWSFVWDVLRSWIKDHPVKLENISKTSAGAAILEKTPTAEVDFTFRPDSEFASKKEGYTRYQMNPTENWGPKSKPGKRTIAEVDSKS; encoded by the coding sequence GAAACTagatccaaaaaaattgttgcaAAATCTCATCACCGGCATCAGCTTCTCGATCAAAACTCCGAACTTAGCCAAGAAAATCTTACTAAATGTGATACAACTcatgattttgaaaaaaactgTTCGGAAAAGACAGATTCTACTTCAGCTGATAATATTGCTGGATTTACCATTTTAGAAGCACTTTCCGCTACTGGATTGCGTTCCATTCGGTATGCTAAGGAGTTGCCAAATGTCAAAAGGATACTTGCAAATgatttattagaaaatgcTGTGAAAACCATCGAGAAGAATGTTAATTACAATAATGTGAGCGATATAGTAATTCCTAATAAAGGAGACGCTAATGCTGTTATGCATATGAACAAATTTCATTACGATGTGATTGACCTTGATCCTTATGGATCTGCTGCCCCGTTTCTGGATGCTGCTGTACAATCCGTTTCAAAGGACGGTCTTCTATGCATCACATGTACTGATTCAGCTGTTCTAGCCGGTAATGCATATCCAGAGAAATGCTTTTCTAATTATGGTGGGTCCTCTTTGCGCTCTAATTTTTGTCATGAGCAGGCTGTTCGTCATTTGCTTTATGCTATTGCAGCTTCTGCTGCAAAATATGGTCGCGCTATCAAGCCGCTACTTTCCCTAAGTAttgatttttactttcGCGTATTTGTTCAAATTAAAGCAAAGCCTGTTCtcgtaaaaaatttacaaagtCAATCGCTATTGATATACCATTGTTCAGGCTGCGGTAGCTTTGCCGAGCAACCACTTGGAAAAACTTCTCCGGGAAGACTACCTGGAACCACCAAATTCTCTAATGCTTCGGGGCCTCCTGTATCTGCTAACTGTGAACATTGTGGATATGTGCATCATGTTGGAGGCCCTTTATGGGGTGGACCCCTACATGATGCAgaatttctcaaaaaaatgcGCGCCATTGCAGAAGATTTAGACCCTGAAGTCTATGGCACTAAACGAAGAATCTTAGGTATGCTCGCTTTGGCTGATGAAGAACTACCAGATGttccattttattttgttttatccCAAATTTGTAGCGTCTTGCGCTCCCAATCTCCTCCTcaaaatatatttgtttCAGCTTTGTTAAACGCTGGATATCGGGTTTCTGGTTCTCATGCCAAGAGTAATgcaattaaaacaaatgcTCCCTGGTCCTTCGTTTGGGATGTTTTGCGCTCTTGGATTAAAGATCATCCAGTGaagcttgaaaatattagtAAAACATCTGCTGGAGCAGcgattttggaaaaaactCCCACAGCTGAGGTTGATTTTACATTCAGGCCCGATTCCGAGTTTGcatccaaaaaagaaggttaTACTCGATATCAAATGAACCCAACTGAAAATTGGGGCCCAAAAAGTAAACCTGGTAAAAGAACTATCGCTGAAGTTGACTCAAAATCTTAG